tttctcaattttattagtataaaattaaatattttgaccaTATTTCGGTGACCCATAGTAGTACTTTTACCCTATCAATAAGGTCCTCAACTTAAGCGTGTTTTTGTTTAAGTTGACAATTGTgccatttaaaaactaagacaATATGGTGTAATACAGCGAAAACGAAATTAGTAAACAATTcaaataagatatatatatatacaatacaaTTTGTCAGAGAAAGAACAATACGCTCCGTATATTCCACTGTGTTCGACGCGTTAACCAGAACCATAACGCATTTCTCAATTTATTGCACATTtctcatattataattttttttctagctgGTGTGGATATTCCATACAGTTGTTCGGTCTTCACGGTTTGTCTTTCCACTTTGGAATTATGTTTGAATAGAGTGTATTTGGGGACACCTGTCAAGTAAAGAATAGATAGCGAAGAGAAATGAGAAGTATTTCTCCGAATCTGCCATGGAACGTCGAATGCGTCTTCGTGACatcgtatttattttgaagaaaatatgtttctgGATAGACAGTAGGATCCCAATTGCCAATAAGATAAATATCGGCCAATTCAGAATATCAGAAATCAAGAGGCATACCCCTATGGCCAGTATAAAAGGATTCCAAATATCAGATTTTAgaagtctaaaaaaaattctatattcaaGTACGGAATTACTTATTATGAGATATATTTCAGTATATGAAGCATCCTTTTCTTATTTCTCTAGGGATGGAATTTTATTCTGAgatacttcttttttataaaagaacctttgttattaaacttataaaaattaaacaatcttCCATTTAATACTCACATGATAAACagcaaaacaaactttttataaaaggattccaaatatcagattttagatgtctaaaaaaattatatactcaagtacataattacttattatgtgatatatttcagtatataaagcatccttttcttttttctctaggGATGAAATTTTGTACTGAGATGCTTCTTCTTTATAAAAGACCTTTGttattacagttataaaaattaaacaatgttcCATTAATTATTCACACAATAAACagcaaaacaaactttttataaaaggattccaaatatcagattttagaagtctaaaaaaattctatattcaaGTACAGAATTACTTATTATGAgatatatttcagtaaataaatcaTCCTTTTCTTATTTCTCTAGGGAGGGAATTTTATACAGagattcttcttttttataaaagaacctttgttattaaacttataaaaattaaacaatcttCCATTTGATACTCACACGATAAACAGCACAACAACCTTTTTACGCTTcaaatattagaagaaaaaataacttgcagttaatgagtaaaaatatttattaggtgACGCGAAAAAGGCACACTGGAAGGGAGAAAATTCATCTCGGTTGCAGTTAAGCAGAAACAATATCGATATTAatcaatcaatataaaatttaaaatggcaacgtggtgaaattaaataaaactgagaaaactaatttaattaagcatGAAAGTTTAATTTACGAGCGGAAAACTACAAAACTAATCTAACGAAGCTATGCTATGGAAGTTTTGACGCAAGTGTGACGCAGCAACAAGTATTACGAATCTCACAGGAcatagttctatcaaaaaatgtgtattaatgaaaaaaatttgaagggtTTAGTAACACACTTATTAACGCTAGTTAGTAAGTGTGTCGGCCAATATAAAGGCTGACTAACAAGGCAAGAATCCAGTGATCAGTTATGCCTTGTTAGAGTTAGACATAGTCCTAACTCTAACAAGGAACAAGTTTTGCTGTCTCATTTTTGCTGATATCGTAACATACATTTAACTAGGCATAATTCtagttctaaataaaaatgtgtactAATGAAACATTCTGTGCTGATTTTAGCATTAAGACATAGTCCTTATTAACAAGACAatccttattaaattattaataattattaactagtCCTAATTCTCACACGAATAAGTTTTATTGCCTCATTTTTGGTCATGTAGTACCTTTAACTAGACAATTTTCtagttctaaataaaaatgtgtactAATGAAACATTCtatgatgattttaaaacttattaaccaGACTTAGCCCTAACTCAAAACAAAGATAcgttttattgtatcatttttgataatatagTAACAATACATTTAACTAGGCATTGTTCtagttctaaataaaaatgtgttctaATGAAACATTCTATGATGAGTTTAGTAACACACTTATTAACTAGACATAGTCCTATCTCTaacaaataataagttttaatgtcttatttttgctgatataatAACACACATACAGCTAGGCATAGTGCTAGTTCTAAATAAGAATGTATACTAATGACACATTTTACGATGATGTTAGTAACATACTTATAACTAGATAcatatttgattcataaaaaaaccaatattaatataaaatttcttgtaattGCTCTTAGCTGTTTAGATgccaatgtttcaaaaatggaaCATGGTTTTTGCGTTTGAATTTAATGAGTAATTAAAATCtgaatactattatttttcatgcgtttaaaatttactttatgtaatattttttttacatttaattcagGTTAATTTCcacaattctttaatttttttcaatgatttttagatattttatataatttttaaatttttatgctgcTTGTAATGTAATTTAccgaaaatctaattttttaaaatacgactACAATACTTACaagtttttaaaggaatattatAACACTCTGTTCGGCATcgaattcaatttttgtttttaaattttagagtaaaaattttaagttaaaatctaatattcCATTTTTGGAACTTAAGTGTTTAACCCCtcaacgatcggttaattttcaagaaaatggtcataaaagtgcctattttgttaactacacgtatttgatttgtgctgacatctagtttaaaattaaccaaccatctacaattaccttaaacaTATCCtagtactgccatctggtgtgtaaaaagagaaataaacaattttctggGCAAAAGAAACgaattaatttcattcttattggcgcgttactactgaacactccagcccggacaTTTCActggagcgagaaatagagggcgaaacctcaccccgtcattttcacgggaatGGGAAGGAAGGGGTTCAGGGgttctatttttagattttaagggATTCATTGAACAATGATGACTGCGTTTCTTTCAGTTGATATTAGAACACTTATTCaagataaataatgatttttgaatagaaaaaaaggattaaatgaCTTTTGATTCAACTTCCTTTCTTATGAATTCTCGGGTGGCTATAGTGACAGAATATTTGGAAAGTAATACAACTTATACACTCATTCATTCCCAGtgttttctctttcttttgaaattttaactattgaaaagaatttctttctgATAAGTTATTTTACTCCTTTGCCTTGTTTGACAATGATGGAGTTAAGACTTAACATCAAAGGGGTTTGTTCAATGTGTTATCATCAATGGTATTCGATAGAATCTTGCTTTTGATAGTTTTTGCTTTCCGAGTCATgtgatttattttgcttttgtgataaaatttgttgttaCAGATTGAGTTAAAGAAAAttgtgtactttttttttatttacctcgTTTACAAATTTTGCTTGCTATGTCTCTGAGATGCATAACGATACAACAAACATAGGCCTTGTTAAGATCATTTTCTGATTCAGATTTGCAAGATCTAAATACTTTTCAGCTAGATCATGATGCACGAAGAGTTTTAATTGTTACGAAAAATATGGATGAAGGTAACTTCTAGCTTGTTGTTTGATTCTATGTCTGTAGAAAATtgtttgtaaaagtaattttagggAAGAtgagataaaaaatgaaatcctaATGTAGAGTGcatatagaaaatgaaaaagtgactgccaaattataaaattgtatatgaaatttaatgaaccaataggattgaaaaaaaacggaaaacaattttgtaaaaataacatatgCTCCTTTTgacgtattttaaaaactattcctGGAAAATATGTAGAATATCTCGGCAATATATCGGGTCATTAAGTATGAAACTTCCGATTTGAGACCGAAAGTTTGGTTTATTATATCTCGGgcaagaaataatataattaataaaaatatgctccTAAACTATCAACACAACATTGCCATTTTAACGATAGCTTATTAATACCGCTAGAGAAAAAATCTGGAGAGCAGCTGGTGATGAAATTCCGAAATGCATTTTCGACAGCATGTtgggaatgaaatatttttccttgcaAAAAATTGTCCAAAGCTAAGAAAAAATGGTAATCAGTCGGCACGAGATCTGGCGAGTACGGAAGGAGAGAAAAGGTTTTCAGGCCCGGTTTCTGTAGCTTAACTAACGTCGATCATGCAATGTGTGGTCGAGCGTTGTCCTGCAGAAGGATTGGTCTGTCTTTGTTGACCAATCTAGTCTGCTTAATTTGTAGCTGCCTCATCATTTCTTCTAACTGTTCACAGTAGAGGTCCCCCGTTATCAGTTGCCCAGGTCTCATAAAACTATAGTGTATAACACCCGCGCTGGACCACCAAACAGACgccattagttttttttttggtgtataCTCGGCATTTGGGTGCGTTTTGGCACTTCATCTTTATCCAACCATTGTGCCAAACGCTTGCGATTATCAAAAAGTATCCACTTTTCATTGCACGTGACTATCCGGTGCGAAAATGGATCGAACTCTTAGTCTTGATACCAAAGAACAACAAGCCTCGGAGCAGTTCCGTTGATGACGCTCACTCATCTCATGCGAAACGCACTTatcctgctttttttttacttttccgaTTGCTTTCACATGACTTAATATTGTTGGGATGGTAACTTCAAACCTTGATACTAATTCACTTGTCGTTTCAGATGGATTTGCTTCCATTACAGCTTTCAGCTGGTTGTCATCCACTTTGCTCTCAGACCGCCCACGTGGTTCACTTTGAAGATCAAAATCTCCAGATCGGAATTTAATGAACCATCGAAGTACTGTAAGTTCCTTAGCTGCATCCTTGCCAAGCACTTCGTTAACATTTTGGCTTGTCTGCGCTGCATTAGTTCCATGACAGAACTCATGTTCGAAAATAACTCGCATTTTTGTCTTATCCATGGCTTACAATATTTAACCTCCTGACGACAATACGTTAgactattaaaaacaaaaaagtgcaTCTGATAGCCAGATGGCGTATATtctcaatacaaaaaaaaataaaggacgATCGAAGTGAAATATAGGAGACATCTGGTATCAAACTTGAGTCTTTAGGTAATCGGACATTTCATACTTAATGACCcaatataatcattttattcttttaaaaacgtttaaagtattaatatgtttcccaaaataatattttacattttcacgGATTTCTAATTGAATACCACTTTTTCCCGACCGAAGACAAACGCTGAAACACTTTTGAAGCGATCACCTTCAGTAAAAAAAGCCACCGCCAAACGTCTGTGTTCCAAAAATAGAACATTGTTGAAAacgcgaaaaaaaattttttttattcaattttaatattttatattctgtcaatgcttttttaatttagcattcaagcagttaatttttctattgaacTAAGATTCTATCATGATAcctaaaaaagtttagttttaaattgagtttgaaaaattattttgacatttcattaatttttgcgACTTTTCAATGTgccaatgaaaaattaagaaaagattgACAccgaagtaaataaaatttttaagaaagcttcaaaattttttgtggtGGCTCTTTTATCcagaataaaaaccatttattcgtcCACCAATAATTCGAAAggtgttttacaaaaatagttgGAGAATTGGATTCATATAAACTTTCGTTAAAAGTAATTCGAAGAGAGGCAatgtagaaattaataaatgtcgGAAAGTTACAAAGAGTTTCTAAGCGTTTACAAAACACCGAAACAAATTTACTTCagtaaagtgaaataaatggaatttctttttactattgacgatataagagaaaaagaattcatagaataatgaagataaattatggTACATACTGTTTAGCAGACTCTAACACAGTCTCtgttttgtttctgttttcGATGTAGATTTTCAAGAAggactttaaaaaacaaaaacagaagtTTATACGCGTTAAGTTctgagaaaatagaatttattttataacaaagaaaaattccgGTAAATTTTAATAGAGACTGATTCGTTTCCCGATCTGGATTCTCAGTAAATGCACTGTAAAAACTTTTGTGATTTTGTTGCCCCCATTTTTGTTGTAgaggtaaattaaatttttgtaaacagcTTATagtctcattttttatttactttttcactgtttagttttttttattttcttgttcattttttttgtgtttttgattATTGACAGCATGTATTTTTATGCTCAACCGaatcaattttaattgcttCATAGCAAAAATATCTCGTTCAAAAAACAAGCACattctttgtaatattttttttacaatgcccacctgtgttaacattcgTCAATTCAGGTATATACAGGtcgattttgttggcctctctttcaggggcaccatattaggtgggccaacatcgctcccacagtgaggacagatagtacagagaaggaaagaacatccatgccttgcccggtaTTCGAACctagaacctttctgatgcaggGACAGTTCCCTctcccctacacaggccggtcggctttCTTTGTAATATATTCACATTAATTCTTTTAAgcaattgcttaaaaatgtgtttaatttacCTCATTACTAAAAAATGGTGGTAGttatacatgaattttttttacagtgtacgaAGTAAGCTggtatttctcaaatttatgaaaaaggaatttgtagaataataacgaaatattttaatgcgcaatattttacaatttctaatgtaatttcaattgaattagcatgatatatttacaataaatgttaaaaaaaagaagaaagttaaTGCCTGTTACATCATCTTCTTGCTATTAAATATTTGGAGTGAGACTTTTGACTTCAGTGATTCCAAAACTTCCTATTTTAGTGTAGTTTGTTTTAATACACGGTAAAAATTGTCAGCTCAATAATAACAGTATGAAGTACCGGCCCTTTGGATGCATCATCTGTCTATTTTACCTTATCTATTTTACCTTAAATCCCATTTGTACCGTAATATACTACACCTAAATTTTTTACgacaatatttctttctttaaagtgtttcaatgattttacggtatttattaatgtaaaaattacggtatatgaGAATTTtcgttccgtaacatgttctagtaaaaatggtttttacggtaaaaagtaccgactcTCAGGGTGTATCAtttgattcttaatttttttttgcagtataatactttttattacgaATTGAATGTATTgtggattgttttttttttctttttttttctattttgttctgTATTCTCGATTATGTGCTTAGAATGTTTATCAAAAACTAGTTTCAGGGttatttgaactttttcaaACTATCTCTGCTACAGTAAAGATAAATGGCCCTAAAATTATGCAGCGTATTTTCAACGAAGgtattattgttgaaaaaattaacgtaTTTTCAGCAACAATACATTTTTCTGacagttttaaatatagtaCATTTTGAAACATAACGTAATTTTCGTATTGGgcaaataacaaacaacaaaaTGACATTATCTGTATTTCCATTCAATTAATTTGTCCCTTCGCAGTTAATTTAAAAGCTTGAAATCTCAAAACtagataattacaaataattatcactcactattattattcaatttaatgaatataaataaaattaatctagtTTTAGTTCATTAAAACAAAGGTTACATGTTTTCGTTTTCTTTGGAGAAATGATTTTCTGTGCTTCTATgagacaataaagaaaaattaaagaaaaaaaatgatgtaagaaaagttaaaaagaaaataataacaaaacatatttcttcgttagaaaaattacataaaatatgcgaaattcaactttaaaagcattccttttttaacagaaaaatgtgtttttaattgtataatattctttgaaatataaattgcatttgtttgataacattttacgcattaaaaatttacgacGATAAAGGtgatattataaacaaaaaataaaaatagcagaaCTACAAATCAAAACGAATTAtcattttcctttgttttttttatggtaaaggTTGAATATAGAATTAAGTCTAGGCTGATGAAATCCGGGAAAGTAGTGCAAAAAATAGCTGCAATTCGTTGCGAATGGCTCCCCGATGAACTCTGATACCACGTGCTTGGGAATGTTAATGTCTGCAAGCGTTTTGTTAAATTGATGCTCTCAGAGGCACAATTGATTCGGAGTTTTTTTGTTCTTGATACTGTTTAGTGATTCGCTAAGAAGATTTGACAAAGAGGCAGCAACGGGATGATTTGAATGCTTACTTTATGTAACGTTTCAAGTCTCTAAGGAATTCCAATgagttaataaaagaaatatcatgatttgtaaatatatggatgcatttacttgaaaaagaactttattaGATAATTTGTGCTCTCTGCGTTTTTCCAAACTTAATTAGTTCGCTTTCCTGTTCtgcaaattttgcttttccaAATAAAGCTGAACTCACtttgatatatatttgctttataGTGATGGTTTAGGAGTTTTTAGAATAGCatagaagatttttaaaattatcttatactttagtattttttttttatttcagaatttaataatttttaacatgtaTAATGAAGAACTGAAGAAACAATgcttaatatgtattaaaataaaattcacagcAAAGAAAAGGGTGAAACTCTGTGTTATGTAGTCTAAAGCAAAAAGGAACGTGAAtcagaacaaaagaaaatacaatcatacataatgtgcatttaaataaaattcacagcAAAGAAAAGGGTAAAACTCTGTGTTATGTAGtctaaagcaaaaaaagaacGTGAAtcagaacaaaagaaaatacaatcaTACTTAatgtgcattaaaataaaattcacagcAGAGAAAAGGGTAAAACTCTGTGTTATGTAGTCCAAAGCAAAAAAGAACGTGAAtcagaacaaaagaaaatacaatcatacataatgtgcattaaaataaaattcacagcAAAGAAAAGGGTAAAACTCTGTGTTATGTAGTCTAAAGCAAACTAGAACGTGAATCAGAACTAAAGAAAATACAATCATACATAatgtgcattaaaataaaattcacagcAGAGAAAAGGGTAAAACTCTGTGTTATGTAGTCTAAAGCAAAAAAGAACGTGAAtcagaacaaaagaaaatacaatcaTGCATAatgtgcatttaaataaaattcacaccaaaaaaaaaatttaaaactttgttttatgaAGACTAAAGTAAAAAGACTGGAATAAAGCACAATAGAAAGTACTTAAATAAATGgatgtactataatttcagtttCGTAAACAAGAACCTTTCTCAGGGTTTAAATGCCAAATGAATTAAGAG
This window of the Parasteatoda tepidariorum isolate YZ-2023 chromosome 4, CAS_Ptep_4.0, whole genome shotgun sequence genome carries:
- the LOC107437178 gene encoding histone-lysine N-methyltransferase SETMAR-like — translated: MDKTKMRVIFEHEFCHGTNAAQTSQNVNEVLGKDAAKELTVLRWFIKFRSGDFDLQSEPRGRSESKVDDNQLKAVMEANPSETTSELVSRFEVTIPTILSHVKAIGKVKKKQDKCVSHEMSERHQRNCSEACCSLVSRLRVRSIFAPDSHVQ